From Verrucomicrobiia bacterium, the proteins below share one genomic window:
- the nth gene encoding endonuclease III has product MPRETLEALRLRLDKIVLGLKKTYPDAHCELNYRNPLELLIATILSAQANDKQVNLVTESLFKKYRTAADYAKADPTAFAGDIKRIGLYRNKAKNIQACCHKLIELHDGKVPASMEQLVELDGVGRKTANVVLGNAFGLNSGVVVDTHVARLSARLALTRETTPEKIEQALIKLLPSSEWTLFSHLLIWHGRRRCYARNPDCEHCEILNLCPRIGLPKLTAKNN; this is encoded by the coding sequence ATGCCGCGCGAAACCCTTGAAGCCCTCCGCCTCCGCCTCGATAAAATCGTCCTCGGCCTCAAGAAAACCTATCCCGATGCCCATTGCGAACTCAACTATCGCAACCCGCTCGAACTCCTTATCGCCACCATTCTCTCCGCGCAAGCCAATGACAAACAAGTCAACCTCGTCACCGAATCCCTCTTCAAAAAATATCGCACCGCCGCCGACTACGCGAAGGCCGATCCCACCGCCTTCGCCGGCGACATCAAACGCATCGGCCTTTACCGCAACAAAGCAAAAAATATCCAGGCCTGCTGCCACAAACTTATTGAACTGCACGATGGAAAAGTTCCCGCCTCGATGGAACAACTCGTCGAGTTGGACGGCGTCGGCCGCAAAACCGCGAACGTCGTCCTCGGCAACGCGTTCGGCCTGAACAGTGGCGTCGTCGTGGACACCCATGTTGCCCGCCTCTCCGCGCGCCTCGCCCTCACCCGCGAAACCACGCCCGAAAAAATCGAGCAAGCCCTCATCAAATTGTTGCCCTCATCCGAGTGGACCCTCTTCAGCCACCTCCTCATCTGGCACGGACGCCGCCGCTGCTACGCCCGCAACCCCGACTGCGAGCACTGCGAGATTTTAAATCTCTGCCCGCGCATTGGCCTGCCTAAATTAACGGCCAAAAATAATTAA